DNA sequence from the Thermococcus gammatolerans EJ3 genome:
AGGGAAGGCTTACGCGATTGCTGTTGCTCCAAATGGTGACGTAATAGTTACAGGCTACACTTACAGCTTCGGCGCGGGTAAGAGTGATGTTTGGGTTCTTAGGCTTGAGAAGAATGGCAATGTTAAATGGCAGAAGACTTACGGCGGAAGTGACTTAGATAAGGCTACCGCGGTTGCCGTTGCCCTAAATGGGGATATCATAATAGCGGGCTCCACTGAAAGCTTTGGCGCGGGTAGAAGAGACATTTGGGTTCTTCGTTTGGATGGGGAGGGGGATGTTAAATGGCAAAAAACTTACGGTGGGCGTATCTATGATGACGCTCATGCGGTTGCAGTTGCTCCGAACGGGGATATCATTGTTCTAGGCTCCACTGAAAGCTTTGGCGCTCCATATCATTCAGACGTTTGGATTCTCAGGCTTGATGCTAATGGAAACGTTAAATGGCAAAAAACTTACGGCGGGAGTGATTATGATTGGGCTTACGCGGTTGCCATTGCCCCAAACGGGGATATTATTGCCGCAGGCGGCACTGAACGCTTTGCCGCTGGTATAGTGGATGTTTGGATTCTTCGTTTGGATGAGAACGGTAATGTCAAGTGGCAAAAAACGTACGGTGGGAATAGTTATGACAAGGCTACCGCGGTTGCCGTTGTAGAAAACGAGGATATTATTGTCGCAGGGTATTATGGGGCCACAGATTTTCAGGGCGCTGGAGCTGATGTTTGGATTCTTCGTTTGGATGAGAACGGTAATGTCAAGTGGCAAACGACTTATGGAGGGCATTACAGGGATAATGCTTACGCTATCGCTGTTACTCCAAACGAGGATTTGATAGTAGCAGGCTGCACTGAAAGCTTTGGCACTGGAAATTATGACGCTTGGATTCTCAGGCTTGATAGCAAGGGTAACGTTAAGTGGCAAAAAACGTACGGCGGAAGTGACGATGATAGCGCTCATAGAGTCGTGGTTGCTCCGAACGGGGATATCATTGTTCTAGGCTCCACTGAAAGCTTTGGCACTGGATATTATGACACTTGGATTCTCCGTCTTCCGTCGGATGGTAATCTACCCAAGTGCGACTTCTGCGGGGATTCAAATGCCAAAATTAGCGTTCCAGACATAAAAGTGGGCAATTTCAGTGTGACTATTATGAATACGAACGCGACCGTGCAAACAACCAACGTTTATCCTCACTCCTCGGAGGATATCGGGGTGGAGACACAATACATTTCCGTTGGAACTATCAGCGTCACCACGAACCCCTCTGGTGCGAAGGTTTACGTTAACGGAACATACATCGGAGCAACTCCCCTTACTACGAACTTATCAGTAGGAACCTACGAGATTACACTTAAAATGAAGAATTACAAGAATTACACAACGACTGTAGCAATAAACCCTAATGAGGAAGTGGAACTCAACGTGATCCTAACACCCTTGCCAGCCCATTTAACACTCAACTCAACCCCCTCCGGGGTTGAGATTTATGTTAACGGCACTTATAGGGGAGAAACTCCGGTGACCTTGAAGCTTTCTCCAGGCACGTACACTGTAAAATTCATCAAAGACGAGTATGAGAACTACACCATGAGCGTTACCCTTTCGGCAGGAGAGGCCAAGAATATCTCTGTGACACTAAATCTTGCCTACGGTTACCTAAGCATTGAATCCTCACCTTCCAAAGCTGAAGTTTACGTTGATGATAATTACATTGGCAAGACACCAATTGACCAATATAAACTATCTACTGGTGTGCATGAGGTCAAGGTGGAGAAGAGTAATTATAACTCCCTCACAAAGATGGTTACACTAAACTCCAGCGAGAAAACGAAACTCAATGTGATCCTAACGCCATTACCAGCGCATTTAATGGTTAACTCAAACCCCTCTGGAGCGGTGGTCTACATTAATGGAACCTACAAAGGAAAGACTCCGTTGACTTCGGAGCTTGAACCTAATACTTACAACCTGAGGGTTTCGAAAGAAGGTTATGCAAATTACACTACAACAGTAATCATTAACCCGGGAGAGAATAAAACCATAAACGTCGAGTTGGAGCCAATGATCGCCCACATTGAAGTTTCCTCGGATCCAGCCGGCGCGAAAGTTTACGTTAACGGGACTTATAAGGGAACGACCCCATTGACTTTGGAGCTTGGATCTGGGTCCTATAAAGTAAGGGCGACCAAGGAGGGTTATGAGGATTACGTGATAACAGTTGAGTTGAAGGCTGGTGAGTCCAAAGAAATCACGGCTCAATTAAAAGAAAAATCCACAACTACGACAACCACAACAACGGTCGCTACTTCTACGTCGGCCGGCGAGACTACAACGACAGCCACGTCGAACGGTAGTGGAACGACTAAAACAACCTCTCCAAAGGAAGGTGGTGGAATATGCGGACCGGCACTGGTTATTGCCCTAGCCTTAGTTCCCATCCTCCACAGAAAACGCAAACACAGGTAAAAACCCTTGAAACTCCATGAATCCCTGACGAAGAACTTCCTCCCTCACGTTTTCTCCCTTTTCCTTTCCCATGTGTCTCGATATTGAGGGTATGAGACACTTTTTGGTGAATGCGGGTATACTCTTACTTGGGTCGTAGCCTCCGTAAGTTTAAAATAACTTTAGGCCCACCTAAAGAGGGGGTGAGGGAATGGTTCCGCTGAAGAGGATTGACAAAATCCGCTGGGAGATTCCCAAGTTCGACAGGAGGATGCGCGTTCCGGGCAGGGTTTACGCTGACGACCAGCTCATCGAGAAGATGCGTCAGGACAGGACTCTGGAGCAGGCCGCCAACGTCGCCATGCTCCCGGGCATCTACAAGTACTCAATCGTCATGCCTGATGGACACCAGGGCTACGGCTTCCCGATTGGAGGCGTCGCGGCCTTTGACGTGAAGGAGGGCGTCATAAGCCCCGGAGGCGTCGGATACGACATTAACTGCGGCGTCAGACTGATTAGAACGAATTTAACGGAAAAAGAAGTCAGACCACGCATCAAGGAGCTCGTTGACACGCTCTTCAAAAACGTCCCGAGCGGACTTGGAAGCAAGGGAAGGGTGAGGCTCCACTGGACCCAGCTCGACGACGTCTTAGCGAACGGCGCCAAGTGGGCTGTTGACAACGGCTACGGCTGGAAGGAGGATTTGGAGCACCTTGAGGAAGGCGGAAGGATGGAAGGGGCCGACCCGAACGCCGTCAGCCAGAGGGCGAAGCAGAGGGGAGCGCCACAGCTCGGCTCCCTCGGTTCCGGAAACCACTTCCTCGAGGTCCAGGTCGTCGATAAGATATTCGATGAGGAGATAGCCAAGGCGTACGGCCTCTTCGAGGGGCAGGTTGTGGTAATGGTTCACACCGGTTCGCGCGGTCTCGGCCATCAGGTGGCGAGCGACTACCTCAGGATAATGGAGAAGGCCAACAGGAAGTATGGAATCCCCTGGCCCGACCGCGAGCTGGTGAGCGTTCCCTTCCAGAGCGAAGAAGGCCAGAGGTACTTCAGCGCGATGAAAGCTGCCGCGAACTTCGCCTGGGCCAACAGACAGATGATAACCCACTGGGTCAGGGAGAGCTTTGAGGAGGTCTTCAAGAGGAAAGCAGAGGACATGGAGATGCACATCGTCTACGACGTGGCCCACAACATAGCGAAGGTTGAGGAGCACGAAGTTGATGGAAAGAAGGTCAAGGTCGTCGTCCACAGGAAGGGAGCGACGAGGGCCTTCCCTGCAGGCCACCCGGACGTGCCGAGAGCCTACCGCGACGTCGGCCAGCCCGTCCTTATTCCGGGCTCGATGGGAACGGCGAGCTACATTCTGGCCGGAGCAGAGGGTTCAATGAAGGAAACCTTCGGTTCGAGCTGTCACGGCGCCGGAAGGCTCCTAAGCAGAAAAGCCGCAACGAGGAGGTACCGCGGTGACAGACTGAGAAGCGAGCTCCTTCAGAGGGGGATCTACGTCCGCGCGGCCTCGCTCCGCGTTGTGGCCGAAGAAGCTCCCGGAGCCTACAAGAGCGTCGATAACGTCGTCAACGTCGTCCACCAGGCTGGCATAGCAAAGCTCGTCGCGAGGATGCGCCCGATGGGCGTCGCCAAGGGCTGATGCCTTCGGTCTTCTTTTGATTTTGTTTTTGAGTGAAGTCAGCAGTTCTTAAACTTGAAAAAACTCGAATTTCGTTCTTTTCCAGTCCCTGCAAAAAGTTATTGCGACAATATGCTTGTCCTCCATTGTAAACTCTAAATAGTGCCATTTTTCTAATATTTTTTCTTTTGGGATGCCGTATCTTTTGCTTAATTCTTCGAGTTTCTTTTCGTACTCTTCTCGCTCGTTTCTCTCGTCCGCTTTTTCTTCTTCCCTCCGAAGATGAACATCCCTGCCAACGGCAAAAGCGACAAGGACATCACCCATCAAACTTCGCCTTCATGGGAGATAAGCCTTTCGAAGCTTAAAGGCCGGCACTGGCTATCTCCTCAAGCTCCCTCAGCCGCCTCTGGAAGAGCCTCTCCTCGAAGACCCCAAAGCCCACGTAGTTGGAGATTATCGCCTGGATATCGTTCTTGTACGGGCTGTCTTCGAGAACCCGATAAATGGCGGTTGGCCTGTAGGCCTTAACGCGGTAGAGCTCCCTCAGGACGTCCCTCCTCAGGTAGAATCCCTCGCCGCGCCACCTGTCTCGTCTCCTGTAAAACCCCATAACGAGGGAGTAAACGTCAACCACGTCCTTCCAGTGCTTTGCTCGCTTGTCGTCGGGATAGTCTGTGATGTTTGTGTAGATGTCGAACTTCAAAGCTAAAATCGCCTCTGGAAAGGCTACGTCGAGCTTTCCGTCCGCTATTGGAGTGCCCTCGAAGTCATTCACGGCAAAGTGAACCCTGGAATGGTAGCGGTTCGCGAAGAGTGGCGATGCAAAGGGCGTATCAAAGCTAAGCCCCGACGGCCTCTCGTCGAAGAGAAAGTCCACCTTCACTTCCTCTCTGACGATGAAGTCTTCAACCGGCTTCACGAACCTAAAGCCGGCGCTTTGAAAGCCGAGGTTTTCCATGACCTCCCTGATTTCGTCGAAGCTCTCCGCTTTCGCAAGGAAATCTATGTCAATGGACGGAACTCCGCGGTAGCCGA
Encoded proteins:
- a CDS encoding PEGA domain-containing protein; protein product: MKRLIAVVWIALLLGFLVVTLKMAKAEDAKWWAKTYRGKAYAIAVAPNGDVIVTGYTYSFGAGKSDVWVLRLEKNGNVKWQKTYGGSDLDKATAVAVALNGDIIIAGSTESFGAGRRDIWVLRLDGEGDVKWQKTYGGRIYDDAHAVAVAPNGDIIVLGSTESFGAPYHSDVWILRLDANGNVKWQKTYGGSDYDWAYAVAIAPNGDIIAAGGTERFAAGIVDVWILRLDENGNVKWQKTYGGNSYDKATAVAVVENEDIIVAGYYGATDFQGAGADVWILRLDENGNVKWQTTYGGHYRDNAYAIAVTPNEDLIVAGCTESFGTGNYDAWILRLDSKGNVKWQKTYGGSDDDSAHRVVVAPNGDIIVLGSTESFGTGYYDTWILRLPSDGNLPKCDFCGDSNAKISVPDIKVGNFSVTIMNTNATVQTTNVYPHSSEDIGVETQYISVGTISVTTNPSGAKVYVNGTYIGATPLTTNLSVGTYEITLKMKNYKNYTTTVAINPNEEVELNVILTPLPAHLTLNSTPSGVEIYVNGTYRGETPVTLKLSPGTYTVKFIKDEYENYTMSVTLSAGEAKNISVTLNLAYGYLSIESSPSKAEVYVDDNYIGKTPIDQYKLSTGVHEVKVEKSNYNSLTKMVTLNSSEKTKLNVILTPLPAHLMVNSNPSGAVVYINGTYKGKTPLTSELEPNTYNLRVSKEGYANYTTTVIINPGENKTINVELEPMIAHIEVSSDPAGAKVYVNGTYKGTTPLTLELGSGSYKVRATKEGYEDYVITVELKAGESKEITAQLKEKSTTTTTTTTVATSTSAGETTTTATSNGSGTTKTTSPKEGGGICGPALVIALALVPILHRKRKHR
- a CDS encoding RtcB family protein, which encodes MPDGHQGYGFPIGGVAAFDVKEGVISPGGVGYDINCGVRLIRTNLTEKEVRPRIKELVDTLFKNVPSGLGSKGRVRLHWTQLDDVLANGAKWAVDNGYGWKEDLEHLEEGGRMEGADPNAVSQRAKQRGAPQLGSLGSGNHFLEVQVVDKIFDEEIAKAYGLFEGQVVVMVHTGSRGLGHQVASDYLRIMEKANRKYGIPWPDRELVSVPFQSEEGQRYFSAMKAAANFAWANRQMITHWVRESFEEVFKRKAEDMEMHIVYDVAHNIAKVEEHEVDGKKVKVVVHRKGATRAFPAGHPDVPRAYRDVGQPVLIPGSMGTASYILAGAEGSMKETFGSSCHGAGRLLSRKAATRRYRGDRLRSELLQRGIYVRAASLRVVAEEAPGAYKSVDNVVNVVHQAGIAKLVARMRPMGVAKG